Part of the Alteracholeplasma palmae J233 genome, TGCATGGTAAAGTAACTAATCACTTTTTATTAAATTAAGTTATGAAATGTTGCTAATGAAATAGAATAGCTATTAAGGGCATTATAAAAAAATATGTTATTCCTCATTTTTTAAAAGAAGGATAACGCTGTTAATAAAAAATAAATTGAAGGAGTTTTCAATGTTTAATTATACTATAGGGATAGAATATAAAAGTAATGGTTCTACTGAATTTGACAGAAAAGCAGCTAGAGCAATTATTATAAAGAATAATAAAATACTCGTTTTAGCAAGCGACAATGATGAGGTAAAGTTACCTGGTGGAGGACTTGATGAAAACGAAACGTTTATTGATGCTCTAAACAGAGAAGTATTGGAAGAGACAGGATATACTGTTTTAAAAAATAAAGAATTTGGAATTATTGATACTTATGGTAAGTCTAAAACGGATCAAACAAAGGTGTTTTCTATGCAATCAAAATACTATCTAGTTGAAATAAGTGATATAAAAAATGAGACTAATTTCCAGGGATATGAAATAACTCAAAATTTTAATCCAATATGGATATCTATTGAAGAGGCAATTAAAACTAATGAAACCGCATATAGTAAGAACATATATAATGATATTGCTGAAAGAGAATTATTAGTATTTAAAGAAATTATGAAGTATATGAGTAGATAAAAACTATAAAAAAATCTAGATAACTAACATAAAGAATAGCTATCTAGATATAAGTTCCCATATTTTCTCAAAGTCTTCTTGATAGGAAAGTCTTGACCATGTATCGCAAAAATTAGGATTATGAAAGATGGCAAACGCATTAACAACTGCGTAGCCATTTTTTTTACCATCAAGACTTTCTGATTTTGTATATAAACTTTCTAAATGAGATTTTATAAGATGAGAATTTTTTTCAATATATTCATTGTAGAGATTAAACATATAAGGATTTTCTAAATATAAGTCTTTTTTGGTTGTAGCTAATAGCCATAACCAATCGTGTAAAGGGGATTCGCTATTATTAGGTTGCCATGTAAATAAATGATCA contains:
- a CDS encoding NUDIX hydrolase is translated as MFNYTIGIEYKSNGSTEFDRKAARAIIIKNNKILVLASDNDEVKLPGGGLDENETFIDALNREVLEETGYTVLKNKEFGIIDTYGKSKTDQTKVFSMQSKYYLVEISDIKNETNFQGYEITQNFNPIWISIEEAIKTNETAYSKNIYNDIAERELLVFKEIMKYMSR
- a CDS encoding TetR family transcriptional regulator yields the protein MKLSKELILDVTESLIIKQGFETTTLSSVSKMLNVSHAAIYKYYSNKEDVFENLALRWISRMFDHLFTWQPNNSESPLHDWLWLLATTKKDLYLENPYMFNLYNEYIEKNSHLIKSHLESLYTKSESLDGKKNGYAVVNAFAIFHNPNFCDTWSRLSYQEDFEKIWELISR